A region from the Kineothrix sp. IPX-CK genome encodes:
- a CDS encoding radical SAM protein translates to MTNFYNDFMMMIESKKVICFGAGKSAERIVNEMSLTKDNIEGFVDSNIALWNTTIQIPRVGIFPVYSPQFLEDLNPENYIILITSMYWEEIIKYINNNFNKKYRIFHSPCVREHVLGSKEFMETRYIDPCINRYQRYCKEFLLLNDKEIEMETNNLRQRLIKDDYVVIPRMPIILSTKCTLRCKECNNLVPYFNNPIEFSAEEIIDNITKVAHAADEWIYCELVGGEPFLYKELPKVLNYVLELKKIRAIEVTTNGTVIPSKEVLGLLANEKIIVKISDYGKYSNIPKLTNIFEENHIKYTVYEDMQWIKAGGCDKRNRDLRIQISQYMQCPASHYCHTLMGNKIFICSRAASLYYLEILKEDNEYILIDNNRLKEDIKGLYLKPQCTACDYCDMYIPEQIMISAAEQRK, encoded by the coding sequence GTGACAAATTTTTATAATGATTTTATGATGATGATAGAAAGTAAAAAAGTTATATGTTTCGGAGCGGGAAAAAGTGCAGAACGGATTGTAAATGAAATGTCATTAACCAAAGATAATATTGAAGGGTTTGTGGATAGCAACATTGCTTTATGGAATACAACAATACAAATTCCCCGAGTAGGCATATTTCCAGTTTATTCACCTCAATTTCTTGAAGACTTGAATCCCGAGAATTATATTATACTGATAACAAGTATGTATTGGGAAGAAATAATAAAATATATAAATAATAATTTTAATAAGAAATACCGCATTTTTCATTCGCCATGTGTAAGGGAACATGTTTTAGGAAGTAAAGAATTCATGGAAACAAGATATATTGATCCTTGTATTAATAGATATCAGCGATATTGTAAAGAATTTTTATTGCTGAATGATAAAGAAATAGAAATGGAGACTAATAATTTACGTCAAAGATTAATAAAAGATGATTATGTAGTAATTCCAAGGATGCCAATTATTCTGTCTACTAAATGCACTCTTCGATGTAAAGAATGCAATAATTTGGTTCCATATTTTAATAATCCAATAGAGTTTTCGGCTGAAGAAATAATAGATAATATTACAAAAGTAGCCCATGCTGCTGATGAATGGATTTATTGTGAATTGGTGGGCGGGGAGCCTTTCTTATATAAAGAATTACCAAAGGTTTTAAATTATGTGCTTGAACTGAAAAAAATCAGAGCTATCGAAGTAACAACAAATGGAACTGTTATTCCTTCAAAGGAAGTTCTTGGCTTGCTGGCGAATGAAAAAATAATTGTAAAGATAAGCGATTACGGAAAATACTCGAATATTCCCAAATTAACAAATATATTTGAAGAAAATCACATTAAATATACGGTATATGAAGATATGCAATGGATTAAAGCTGGGGGATGCGATAAGAGGAATCGGGATTTGCGAATACAAATATCACAGTATATGCAATGTCCGGCCAGCCATTATTGCCATACCTTGATGGGAAATAAAATTTTTATCTGCTCGCGAGCAGCTTCACTATATTATTTAGAAATCTTAAAGGAAGATAATGAATACATATTGATAGATAATAATAGGTTAAAAGAAGATATTAAAGGACTATATTTAAAGCCGCAGTGTACAGCTTGCGATTATTGTGATATGTATATTCCTGAGCAAATTATGATATCAGCAGCGGAGCAAAGAAAATAA
- a CDS encoding FkbM family methyltransferase, which yields MDMVRINKIYSIFGLSGIKYFLAYWMHTHIYVRYLSKRTICLRYKNRNLYIRLFSRDLDFVESILIGKKNRRHIYKGEYDINLNLEFIDIIIDCGANIGLFSVLYALKFPNKKIIAIEPEKDNYHLLRKNTKDLKNVECLQMAIWYRDSKVKVYPSRVRMEISNTYSEGAWYVGETDIKDKEGIQAIGVSTLVRKYNIGNFFMKMDIEGAEHEIFTCNNYSWLQGCKVMIIETHERFRLEYKIDNEVAQTLGQYGLYKIRTIGENKVYIKK from the coding sequence ATGGATATGGTGCGAATTAATAAAATATATTCGATTTTCGGATTATCGGGAATAAAATATTTCTTGGCATACTGGATGCATACACATATTTATGTAAGGTATCTAAGTAAACGTACTATTTGTTTGAGATATAAAAATAGAAATCTCTATATAAGGCTTTTTTCCAGAGATTTGGATTTTGTAGAATCTATCTTAATTGGCAAGAAAAATCGAAGACATATATATAAAGGCGAATACGATATAAATTTGAATTTAGAGTTTATAGATATTATCATTGACTGTGGTGCGAATATTGGATTATTTTCAGTTCTATATGCGTTAAAGTTTCCAAATAAAAAAATAATTGCAATTGAACCAGAGAAAGATAATTATCATTTATTAAGAAAGAATACCAAAGATCTAAAAAATGTAGAGTGTTTACAAATGGCAATATGGTATCGAGACAGTAAAGTTAAAGTATATCCAAGCAGAGTAAGAATGGAGATTAGTAATACATACAGCGAAGGTGCGTGGTATGTGGGAGAAACAGATATAAAAGATAAAGAGGGCATACAGGCAATTGGGGTGTCTACTTTAGTGAGAAAATATAACATAGGGAATTTTTTTATGAAAATGGACATTGAAGGTGCTGAGCATGAAATTTTTACATGCAATAATTATAGTTGGTTGCAAGGGTGTAAGGTAATGATTATTGAAACCCACGAACGTTTTCGTTTGGAGTATAAAATAGATAACGAGGTTGCGCAGACATTAGGGCAATATGGACTTTATAAAATACGAACAATAGGAGAAAATAAAGTATATATAAAAAAATAG
- a CDS encoding glycosyltransferase family 4 protein — MNIVYVTGLFAQKNEDILGGMPRYIYKIGVLMQERGHNINILTTGHKDRVWNYQGIEVHTICYTPICSENRFVKYILNPMKRDISFNNALKSMNQIRKIDLVQYAGWFGVGILYNRKMPSVLRISTYSRVQLSTEYSKQELDIMSWSERMAARNFDGIFAPSKVTAQVFSVDVNRKVSVIRTPFVIDLSEDEEDQSVWERKLEEKKYFLFFGRISKDKGVVTIAKCIYKFLQKYPDCYFVFAGNVAYGINGFNSLKLVKRMAKEYNDRIIYLGQLEHKQLYPIIRKSIGVVMPSIMDNLPNSCLEALYLNGIVIGTRKSSLDEIIRNQISGLLIEIDNERQLLTCMSNVMEMKEDERKRMKENAIKELERFEAKRLAKQLEKYYEEIIIAFRKSKRIL; from the coding sequence ATGAATATTGTATACGTTACCGGGCTATTTGCCCAGAAAAATGAAGATATTTTGGGAGGGATGCCTAGATATATATATAAAATAGGAGTCCTAATGCAAGAAAGAGGACATAATATTAATATATTAACCACAGGGCATAAAGATAGGGTGTGGAATTATCAGGGGATTGAAGTTCATACAATTTGTTATACGCCAATATGTTCTGAGAATAGATTTGTAAAATATATTTTGAATCCCATGAAAAGAGATATATCGTTTAATAATGCTTTAAAATCAATGAATCAAATAAGAAAAATTGATTTAGTGCAATATGCGGGTTGGTTTGGTGTAGGAATATTATATAATAGAAAGATGCCTTCTGTTTTGAGGATATCAACATATTCTAGAGTTCAGCTGAGTACGGAATATTCGAAACAGGAACTTGATATTATGTCTTGGTCGGAAAGAATGGCGGCTAGAAATTTTGATGGGATTTTTGCTCCAAGTAAAGTTACAGCACAAGTATTTTCCGTAGATGTAAATAGAAAGGTATCTGTAATAAGAACACCATTTGTTATTGATCTTTCGGAAGATGAAGAAGATCAAAGTGTATGGGAAAGAAAACTTGAAGAAAAAAAGTATTTTCTTTTTTTTGGTAGAATATCAAAGGATAAAGGAGTGGTTACTATTGCAAAATGTATTTATAAATTTTTGCAGAAATATCCGGACTGCTATTTTGTTTTCGCAGGAAATGTTGCGTACGGTATAAATGGGTTTAATTCCTTGAAATTGGTAAAGCGGATGGCAAAAGAGTATAATGATAGAATCATATATTTAGGGCAACTAGAGCATAAACAATTATATCCTATAATAAGAAAAAGTATAGGTGTGGTTATGCCCTCAATAATGGACAACTTACCCAATTCCTGCTTAGAAGCATTATATTTAAATGGAATAGTAATAGGTACCAGGAAATCCAGTTTGGATGAAATTATTAGAAATCAAATAAGCGGTTTATTGATTGAAATCGATAATGAAAGGCAACTATTAACATGTATGTCCAATGTTATGGAGATGAAAGAAGATGAAAGGAAAAGGATGAAGGAAAATGCGATAAAGGAGTTGGAGAGGTTTGAAGCCAAACGATTAGCTAAGCAATTAGAAAAATATTACGAAGAGATTATAATAGCATTTAGAAAAAGTAAGAGGATATTATGA
- a CDS encoding alpha-1,2-fucosyltransferase: MIVVKIYEGLGNQIFQYAFAKSLQLKTGQRVILDYTNQFDNLARKNRTKRKFLLNQFQTSLPLCSKSELVTWNFLKQENSVDAARYQLARYRIGKKKYYAESIDDVTNYKEELQYLRGEWYIKGWFQNEKYFSDIREILLEEFSLKNELNISSFLNEVLVNNNTVAVHFRRGDYKNGHFLSLNYYKKSVEYIEQKVVNPIYLVFSDDIKWVKEHLKIEGRVIFLNEEGQYCDFEELVLMSKCKHCIIANSTFSWWGAWLNRNENKIVVAPKPEAWFTNQKNILLPDWKTIR; this comes from the coding sequence ATGATTGTAGTAAAAATATATGAGGGATTGGGAAATCAAATATTTCAATATGCTTTTGCTAAATCTCTTCAATTGAAAACGGGACAAAGAGTAATATTGGATTATACTAATCAATTTGATAATTTAGCCAGGAAAAATAGAACTAAAAGAAAATTTCTATTAAATCAATTTCAAACAAGTTTACCATTGTGCAGTAAAAGTGAACTGGTGACTTGGAATTTTTTAAAGCAAGAGAATTCTGTTGATGCGGCAAGATATCAGCTTGCTCGCTATAGAATAGGCAAAAAAAAATACTATGCGGAGTCTATAGATGATGTAACAAATTATAAAGAAGAACTGCAGTATCTTAGAGGTGAATGGTACATAAAAGGATGGTTCCAAAATGAAAAGTATTTTAGCGATATTCGGGAAATATTATTGGAAGAATTTAGCTTAAAAAATGAACTGAATATTTCATCTTTCTTAAATGAAGTTTTAGTCAATAATAATACTGTAGCTGTACATTTTAGGAGAGGGGATTACAAAAACGGACATTTTTTAAGCTTAAATTATTATAAAAAATCCGTTGAATATATAGAGCAAAAGGTAGTGAATCCAATATATCTAGTTTTTTCAGATGATATCAAATGGGTAAAAGAGCATCTGAAAATTGAAGGAAGAGTTATTTTTTTGAATGAAGAGGGTCAATACTGCGATTTTGAAGAATTAGTGCTGATGAGTAAGTGTAAGCATTGTATTATTGCAAATAGTACTTTTAGCTGGTGGGGGGCGTGGCTTAACAGGAATGAAAATAAAATAGTCGTTGCACCAAAGCCAGAAGCATGGTTTACTAATCAAAAAAATATATTGTTACCTGATTGGAAGACAATTAGATAA
- a CDS encoding glycosyltransferase, translating into MDKQRVYISIIVPIYNSEKYLEQCITSIINQDLNQIEIILVDDGSTDSSGRICDYYAGRDTRIRVFHKKNEGLVKARKTGVQIATGTYIGFVDSDDWIEKEMFYELYRMAVLHNADIVAEGVIEDRNGSRQYVKNMLPDGIYRGDKERIYLLTNMMNCEDYFNLGIQPYLWNKLIRRELALKHMLTVDEEIRIGEDGAALYPMMTDSNCIAVTSGYHYHYCIRKGSMIWKKEQGNKEYIGTCQLYKYLKSKLNECNVMPLLEKSLRRYIINNLLVRTYERYANYGADNVLYPFKGVKKGDSIILYGAGAFGRAVYEYASANNLLKVTLWVDRDAHSYQNLGLPVKQIDMVRPDEGVKVIIAVFSETAVKNIKDFLHGKGFLEEQLVWITITEKDEDAILLKLMN; encoded by the coding sequence ATGGATAAACAAAGAGTTTACATAAGTATTATTGTGCCAATTTACAATTCTGAGAAATACCTGGAGCAATGTATTACAAGTATTATTAATCAAGATCTCAACCAGATTGAAATCATTTTGGTTGATGATGGTTCTACAGATTCTTCAGGAAGAATCTGTGATTATTATGCTGGCAGAGATACGAGAATTAGAGTATTTCATAAAAAAAATGAGGGATTGGTCAAAGCCAGAAAAACAGGTGTACAAATTGCGACGGGTACATATATCGGTTTTGTAGACAGCGATGACTGGATAGAGAAAGAGATGTTTTATGAGCTTTACAGGATGGCTGTTTTACATAATGCGGATATTGTGGCCGAAGGGGTAATAGAGGATAGAAATGGAAGCAGGCAATATGTGAAAAATATGTTGCCTGATGGTATATATAGAGGAGATAAAGAAAGAATATATCTGCTTACCAATATGATGAATTGCGAAGACTATTTTAACCTGGGAATACAGCCCTATTTATGGAATAAGTTAATTCGTAGAGAATTAGCATTAAAACATATGTTAACAGTAGATGAAGAAATTAGAATTGGTGAGGATGGCGCTGCGCTGTATCCAATGATGACAGATTCGAACTGCATTGCAGTAACAAGTGGATATCATTATCATTACTGTATAAGAAAAGGCTCTATGATATGGAAAAAAGAGCAGGGAAATAAAGAATACATAGGTACGTGTCAGCTTTATAAATATTTAAAGTCGAAATTAAATGAGTGCAATGTAATGCCATTATTGGAGAAATCGTTGAGGCGTTACATAATAAATAATCTTTTGGTTAGAACTTATGAGAGGTATGCCAATTATGGAGCTGACAATGTACTATACCCTTTTAAAGGAGTGAAAAAGGGGGATTCGATTATTCTTTATGGTGCAGGTGCTTTTGGTAGAGCTGTCTACGAATATGCATCGGCAAATAATCTGTTGAAGGTGACCTTATGGGTAGACAGAGATGCTCATTCTTATCAGAATTTGGGATTGCCCGTTAAGCAGATAGATATGGTCCGGCCCGATGAGGGCGTAAAGGTTATTATAGCAGTCTTCAGTGAGACAGCAGTGAAAAATATTAAAGATTTTTTGCATGGAAAAGGTTTCTTGGAAGAGCAGCTTGTATGGATAACAATAACAGAAAAAGATGAAGATGCCATATTGCTTAAGTTGATGAATTGA
- a CDS encoding glycosyltransferase: protein MNFAETIQCVDSVLGQRECNFHIIVVDNGSDNESFMHLNKKYRYNSLITIVHTNKNYGFAKGNNVGISYARRRYNAEYVLLLNSDTVLCDKLYLKKMIDADERGIGVIGSKIYLLNGKEQSNYYEYFDFPGTLYRYLSLWAAKSGWDEAEKCFQRKLKSFKPIRILHGCVLLLTPEFFNYYAGLYDRTFLYGEEILLFLACKKVGIKEKEIDNTYLIHKAGQSSRILYSNRNSIREKLTLKSYKYIVWESFKLFKKEIF, encoded by the coding sequence ATGAATTTTGCTGAAACAATCCAATGTGTGGACAGTGTGTTAGGACAAAGAGAATGCAATTTTCATATAATAGTTGTGGATAATGGGTCGGATAATGAATCTTTTATGCATCTTAACAAAAAATATAGATATAATAGTTTGATTACAATAGTCCATACTAATAAAAACTACGGATTTGCAAAAGGAAATAATGTCGGAATTTCTTATGCGAGAAGGCGTTATAATGCGGAATATGTTCTTTTATTAAATAGTGATACGGTTTTATGTGATAAACTTTATTTAAAAAAGATGATAGATGCAGATGAGCGGGGAATAGGAGTTATTGGAAGTAAAATATATTTATTAAACGGGAAAGAACAAAGTAACTATTATGAATATTTTGATTTCCCCGGCACATTATATCGTTATTTAAGTCTTTGGGCAGCGAAAAGTGGGTGGGATGAAGCTGAGAAATGTTTTCAAAGAAAATTGAAGAGTTTTAAACCAATTAGGATATTGCATGGTTGCGTGCTTCTATTAACACCGGAATTTTTTAATTATTATGCAGGACTTTATGACAGAACTTTTTTATATGGGGAGGAAATATTACTTTTTTTAGCATGTAAGAAGGTTGGGATAAAAGAAAAAGAAATAGATAATACATATTTAATTCATAAAGCAGGGCAATCTTCTAGGATATTATATAGTAATAGGAATTCTATCAGGGAAAAGCTTACTTTAAAATCATATAAGTACATAGTTTGGGAAAGCTTTAAATTATTTAAGAAAGAAATTTTCTGA
- a CDS encoding FkbM family methyltransferase — protein MGLGMYEQLKELYDALADEESKMIFSQRLLYSMTGNWSYIKNMLMYYREKDKDYYNLLDVLAEPGLFRDKKIVLFGTGVWGHALRNVLCQCGLEFYAYCDNDGNKAGGTMYGKIILSAEELFSKHRDAHILIATDLYEREILEQLHQESFDDEQIIRLSYSERKMYFDDEIIHPLKEEVFVDGGAFDGSNSIEFANWCKGNVKKIYAFEPDSKNIKKCRENFEKNLKSEFEILNAGLWSERTILHFYEEHSVGSRIAEEGTASVSVTSIDEAVKENVTFIKMDIEGSELEALKGAVKTIQRDKPRLAICLYHKPEDIVEIPRLIKNLVPEYKLYIRHYIPYHFDTVLYAVIDNEETDGIGNEE, from the coding sequence ATGGGGTTAGGTATGTATGAACAACTAAAAGAATTATATGACGCTCTGGCAGATGAAGAGTCAAAGATGATTTTTAGTCAAAGGCTGCTTTATAGTATGACAGGAAACTGGTCATATATAAAAAATATGCTAATGTATTATCGAGAGAAAGATAAAGATTACTATAATCTGTTAGACGTATTGGCAGAACCGGGATTGTTTAGAGATAAAAAAATAGTGCTTTTTGGAACAGGGGTCTGGGGACATGCGCTAAGGAACGTTTTATGCCAATGTGGTCTGGAATTTTATGCTTATTGCGATAATGATGGTAATAAAGCAGGGGGCACGATGTATGGTAAGATAATTCTATCAGCGGAAGAATTATTTTCAAAACATAGGGATGCACATATTTTGATAGCTACCGATTTATATGAACGAGAGATTTTAGAGCAATTACATCAAGAGTCATTTGATGATGAACAGATTATTCGACTATCATATAGTGAAAGAAAGATGTATTTTGACGATGAGATTATACACCCTTTGAAAGAGGAAGTCTTTGTTGACGGAGGCGCTTTTGACGGGAGTAACTCAATAGAATTTGCCAATTGGTGTAAAGGGAACGTAAAGAAAATATATGCTTTCGAGCCGGACTCGAAGAATATAAAAAAATGCAGGGAGAATTTTGAGAAAAATTTAAAATCCGAATTTGAAATTTTGAATGCCGGATTATGGAGCGAGCGGACCATTTTACATTTTTATGAAGAACATAGTGTTGGCTCCAGGATCGCAGAGGAAGGGACTGCGAGTGTTTCAGTAACAAGTATAGATGAAGCGGTAAAGGAGAATGTGACATTTATTAAGATGGATATAGAAGGATCGGAATTGGAAGCATTAAAGGGCGCAGTTAAGACTATACAAAGAGATAAACCCAGGTTGGCTATTTGTCTGTATCATAAACCGGAAGATATAGTTGAAATACCACGATTGATTAAGAACTTAGTACCGGAGTATAAATTGTACATTAGACATTATATTCCATACCATTTTGATACGGTGTTATATGCAGTGATTGATAATGAAGAAACAGATGGTATAGGGAATGAAGAATAA
- a CDS encoding glycosyltransferase family 2 protein: MARVSVIMSVYNEEKYICESIESILNQTFVDYEFIIIDDASTDSTVSLIECYKDMRIKLIKNTKNRGLTKNLNAGLKIAKGQYIIRMDGDDVAYPNRIAEQVDFMDHHREIKLASCGYRIIGSARKTVSCKVSCDEIRAMLIFNSVLPHPGFIFDRKAMNDVGIRYNERLKYAQDYDFQSRVVKIYDLAFMPQVLFDYRVSKKQISVAKFEQQQKCANYIRMKELQYLGINKMPIRPEVWRAFSRSEDRVFSLEEKYKVFVMTMRITNLCKEKEMYNEKAVKEVCKKKLQKFIKIM, from the coding sequence ATGGCTAGGGTTAGTGTGATAATGTCGGTTTATAATGAAGAAAAATATATATGCGAATCTATAGAAAGTATTTTGAATCAGACTTTCGTGGACTATGAATTCATTATTATTGATGATGCTTCTACAGACTCAACTGTATCGTTAATTGAATGTTATAAAGATATGCGTATAAAATTAATAAAAAACACTAAAAATCGTGGTCTGACAAAAAATTTAAATGCAGGATTAAAAATAGCAAAAGGACAATATATCATTCGTATGGATGGTGATGATGTAGCATATCCAAATAGAATAGCAGAGCAGGTTGATTTTATGGATCACCATCGTGAGATAAAGTTAGCCAGCTGTGGATACAGAATCATTGGAAGTGCAAGAAAAACGGTGTCTTGTAAGGTATCTTGTGACGAGATAAGAGCGATGCTGATTTTTAACTCAGTGCTTCCACATCCAGGTTTTATATTTGATAGGAAGGCGATGAATGATGTTGGTATCAGATACAATGAAAGACTAAAATATGCACAAGATTATGACTTTCAATCTCGTGTAGTCAAAATTTATGATTTGGCGTTTATGCCTCAAGTGCTATTTGACTATCGCGTTAGCAAGAAACAGATTTCGGTAGCCAAGTTTGAACAGCAACAAAAGTGTGCCAATTATATTAGGATGAAGGAATTACAATATCTTGGAATAAATAAAATGCCAATAAGACCTGAAGTTTGGAGGGCATTCTCGAGAAGTGAGGATAGAGTGTTTTCATTGGAAGAGAAATATAAGGTATTTGTTATGACTATGAGGATAACTAATTTGTGTAAAGAAAAAGAAATGTATAATGAAAAAGCAGTGAAAGAAGTATGTAAAAAGAAATTACAAAAATTTATAAAAATTATGTAA
- a CDS encoding glycosyltransferase, which yields MVKVSVIIPVYNDEKYIVQCLESVLDQTLKDIEIICVDDGSADSSYDILCKYSREDSRIKVYHQENKGAGEARNLGINKSQGRFLIFLDSDDFWIDKDGIEKMYSICDKYGLKACGSKSKKLENGKVSDEYFYRIEPSDEIYSYLDFQMDYGYCSFLFSKEVLVNNGVFFPLYRRYQDPPFFAKALFYAEQFMIADTDLCCYRKSNIILKMNNKKIKHLLLGLLDNLEFAENHNLELLFDKTLQRLEYEYGHIILHGVSLENMEILELLIKVNTIVKKHYDDNYIISPLKKILTIIDNEYNNYESYIQNLILKNDKIVIYGAGNYAKAFINYLRNLNILEKVGFIIVSSKRNNEKKLENLDIVEINDLPDDYDRKNLILVATSGGYYREIEKKLLEKGLSHFELLDDVFLGKLAGGLS from the coding sequence ATGGTAAAGGTATCTGTTATTATTCCGGTATATAATGATGAAAAATATATTGTACAGTGTTTAGAAAGTGTTCTTGATCAGACATTGAAAGATATAGAGATTATTTGTGTTGATGATGGTTCCGCTGATTCATCATACGATATCTTATGTAAATATAGCAGAGAGGATAGCAGAATAAAAGTTTATCATCAAGAGAACAAAGGTGCAGGCGAAGCCCGTAATCTTGGTATAAATAAATCACAAGGAAGATTTTTGATCTTTTTGGATTCCGATGATTTTTGGATTGATAAAGATGGAATTGAAAAAATGTATTCTATCTGTGACAAATACGGACTAAAGGCTTGCGGTAGTAAGAGTAAAAAATTAGAAAATGGAAAAGTGTCGGATGAATACTTCTATCGAATAGAACCATCAGATGAAATTTATAGTTATTTGGATTTTCAAATGGATTATGGTTATTGCAGTTTTCTGTTTTCTAAAGAAGTATTAGTCAATAATGGAGTATTTTTCCCTTTATACAGACGATACCAAGATCCTCCTTTTTTTGCAAAAGCGTTATTTTATGCGGAGCAATTTATGATTGCAGACACTGATTTATGCTGTTATAGAAAGTCCAATATAATTCTAAAAATGAATAATAAAAAAATCAAACATTTACTGCTTGGCTTGCTGGACAATCTGGAATTTGCGGAAAATCATAACTTAGAATTATTATTTGATAAAACGCTTCAACGTTTAGAATATGAATATGGCCATATTATCCTACACGGGGTTAGTTTGGAAAATATGGAAATTTTGGAATTATTAATCAAAGTTAACACAATTGTAAAAAAGCATTATGATGATAACTATATAATAAGCCCATTAAAAAAAATATTAACAATAATTGATAATGAATATAATAATTATGAAAGTTATATACAAAACTTAATATTAAAGAATGATAAAATAGTAATATATGGTGCAGGTAATTATGCAAAAGCATTTATAAATTATTTAAGAAATCTTAATATTTTAGAGAAAGTAGGATTCATTATAGTCTCTTCAAAGAGAAATAATGAAAAGAAATTGGAAAATCTGGATATTGTGGAGATCAATGATCTGCCTGATGATTATGATCGTAAGAATCTTATTTTAGTGGCGACAAGCGGAGGCTATTATAGAGAAATAGAAAAAAAATTACTAGAAAAAGGTTTGTCACATTTCGAATTGTTAGATGATGTTTTTTTGGGTAAACTGGCAGGAGGCTTGTCATAA
- a CDS encoding glycosyltransferase family 2 protein, giving the protein MHENQDKLISIIIPVYNVKDYLEKCIISILNQTHTKIEVIIIDDGSDDGSSEICDELAIIDKRIKVFHKKNGGPSSARNMGLQYVEGEYIGFVDSDDYISEDMYESLISYMKQGIDIVTCGRVIVYPESYKKKRVVYATSGIRKMTREEALEEALQLKALSFSVCDKLFRREILEGIIFPIKKTSEDLPFVYSVLKRSRFIINIGQAKYFNYQRQNSISRSEFSKRRIDFVLFSRDILSDVNYHFPRLLKQAEAMYIKNIIITIRNIENSSNKDKFSEQSRRLYKVVRRMSIRILNNQFIEGAIKKELLHLLLRKLFHFSGGIME; this is encoded by the coding sequence ATGCATGAAAATCAGGATAAGCTAATTAGTATTATTATTCCAGTCTATAATGTTAAAGATTATTTAGAGAAATGTATTATTTCAATACTGAACCAGACACATACCAAAATTGAAGTAATTATTATTGATGATGGCTCTGACGATGGCAGTTCAGAAATATGCGATGAACTTGCCATAATTGATAAACGAATTAAGGTATTTCATAAGAAGAATGGAGGACCCTCCAGTGCCAGGAATATGGGATTACAGTATGTAGAAGGAGAATATATTGGTTTTGTGGATAGCGATGATTACATTAGCGAGGACATGTATGAATCACTCATTAGCTATATGAAACAGGGTATAGATATTGTTACTTGTGGAAGGGTTATTGTTTATCCTGAAAGTTATAAAAAGAAGCGAGTGGTATATGCAACATCAGGGATAAGAAAAATGACAAGGGAAGAGGCTCTAGAAGAAGCACTTCAATTAAAGGCATTAAGCTTTTCCGTTTGTGACAAATTATTTCGCAGAGAGATATTGGAAGGGATTATTTTTCCGATAAAAAAAACAAGTGAAGATTTACCATTTGTATATTCGGTATTAAAAAGAAGTCGTTTTATTATAAATATAGGACAAGCAAAATACTTTAATTATCAAAGACAAAATAGTATTTCAAGAAGTGAATTTTCCAAGCGCAGAATAGATTTTGTATTATTTTCAAGAGATATTTTATCAGATGTAAATTATCATTTTCCGAGATTATTGAAACAAGCGGAAGCGATGTATATAAAGAATATAATTATTACTATAAGGAATATTGAGAACAGTAGCAATAAAGATAAATTTTCCGAGCAATCCCGGCGTTTATATAAAGTGGTTAGGAGAATGAGCATTCGAATATTAAATAACCAGTTTATTGAAGGTGCTATCAAGAAAGAATTATTACATCTTCTATTGCGAAAGTTATTTCATTTCTCTGGAGGCATAATGGAATGA